A DNA window from bacterium contains the following coding sequences:
- the gcvH gene encoding glycine cleavage system protein GcvH, producing the protein MYPKDLRYSKEHEWAKVEGKGVRVGITKFAADKLSDVVYVELPQVGASVSFMQTFGVVESVKAVSDLYAPVSGKVVEINQGLAEKPELINTDPYGQAWMIVVEPKDPKELDQLMDAAAYAAMVGEATS; encoded by the coding sequence ATGTACCCGAAGGACCTGCGCTATTCAAAGGAACACGAGTGGGCCAAAGTGGAGGGCAAGGGCGTCCGGGTCGGCATCACTAAGTTCGCCGCCGACAAGCTTTCGGACGTCGTCTACGTCGAGCTGCCCCAGGTGGGCGCCTCGGTGTCCTTCATGCAGACGTTCGGCGTCGTCGAGTCGGTCAAGGCCGTGAGCGATCTGTACGCGCCGGTCTCCGGGAAGGTCGTCGAGATCAACCAGGGCCTCGCCGAGAAGCCCGAGCTGATCAACACCGATCCGTACGGCCAGGCGTGGATGATCGTCGTCGAGCCGAAAGACCCCAAGGAGCTGGACCAGTTGATGGATGCCGCCGCTTACGCCGCAATGGTGGGTGAGGCCACGTCGTGA
- a CDS encoding ATP-binding protein, which translates to MDQIEFEDLEAFRRTQPRESPRLDFKQPMDQRVVETVVAMVNTDGGLILVGVPEEVVAGQRTKGMGWPPTGVQASAEDAFMSMCRAAYGGDYLPKIKPLAIPDHAGRYVLFIRIDRHTRPRILRHDEKGVLMRVGDQNIPATIEQLEELLIHRPQRASDLEGLYEPLRADLDMALSTDGVITLTAAMRYPAPANGFGAPEREALRKAAAWCLGAYHELRVSSRYRQIEFRHGPSRDTALFYAVGMAVVKIRKLAATVAEWDWVLGETLVALRSLRGNDAGAVYPVVREGTVTLALNGWTSIGVTGLTPQLEEGSAGQRVIHDAEVDAGIANAAVAREFMAHVLDDAGYSGYETMLDMALANPDAFISSYVAGRALLGLRQRPQP; encoded by the coding sequence ATGGACCAGATCGAATTCGAAGATCTGGAAGCGTTCCGCCGAACGCAGCCGCGCGAAAGTCCGCGGCTAGACTTCAAGCAACCTATGGACCAGCGCGTGGTAGAAACCGTGGTCGCCATGGTCAATACTGACGGCGGCCTGATCCTCGTTGGTGTGCCGGAAGAGGTCGTGGCAGGCCAACGGACCAAGGGCATGGGATGGCCGCCGACCGGTGTGCAAGCGTCGGCAGAAGACGCGTTTATGAGCATGTGCCGGGCGGCGTACGGGGGAGACTACCTTCCTAAGATCAAACCGCTGGCGATTCCTGACCACGCCGGCAGGTACGTCCTGTTTATTCGAATTGACAGGCACACCCGACCCCGAATTCTACGTCACGATGAGAAAGGTGTGCTGATGCGGGTCGGAGATCAGAATATCCCTGCGACCATCGAGCAGCTCGAGGAACTCCTAATTCACAGGCCCCAGCGGGCATCAGACCTCGAAGGTTTGTATGAGCCGCTACGTGCCGACCTTGACATGGCCTTGTCGACGGATGGTGTCATAACGTTGACTGCCGCCATGCGGTACCCAGCGCCGGCGAATGGGTTCGGCGCGCCCGAACGAGAAGCGTTGCGGAAAGCAGCAGCATGGTGCCTCGGTGCTTACCACGAACTCCGCGTGTCGTCCCGCTATCGGCAGATTGAGTTTCGCCATGGTCCGAGCAGAGATACCGCCCTGTTCTACGCGGTCGGCATGGCGGTTGTCAAAATCCGTAAGTTAGCGGCCACGGTCGCGGAGTGGGACTGGGTGCTCGGCGAAACCCTTGTCGCATTGCGGAGCCTCCGAGGCAACGACGCCGGAGCTGTCTACCCGGTTGTGCGGGAGGGAACAGTAACGCTCGCTTTGAACGGCTGGACGTCCATCGGAGTGACCGGCCTCACGCCACAACTGGAGGAGGGCAGCGCTGGGCAACGCGTCATACACGATGCGGAGGTCGATGCTGGGATAGCGAACGCGGCGGTCGCCAGGGAATTCATGGCGCATGTACTTGATGACGCGGGCTACTCGGGATACGAGACGATGCTCGACATGGCACTCGCGAATCCCGACGCCTTCATTAGTTCATACGTCGCCGGGCGAGCGCTACTGGGACTAAGACAGCGGCCACAGCCGTAG
- the gcvPA gene encoding aminomethyl-transferring glycine dehydrogenase subunit GcvPA: MKYIPATPAERERMLRSAGVRRVEDLFADIPADVRLTRPLDLPPAMPDPDLLAHMSALAGRNVDCDRLACFLGAGAYDHFVPSTVAHLALKPEFLTAYTPYQAELMQGELQAIYEYQTMMCELLAMDVANASMYDGASATGEAAAMAADVTKRSEVLISSALHPEYRQVLRTYTTHLPITVRDLPARDGVTSPDAVREAVTDDTAAVIVQSPNFFGCIEDGQALAQAAHDRGALLVVAIAEPLSLGLIKPPGEYGADIVTGEGQPLGNALNYGGPYLGIMATRQEFVRRIPGRLVGRTVDTEGRPGYVLTLQTREQHIRRAKATSNICTNEALNALVASVYLATLGRQGVRDVAELNARKAHYLRERIAQVPGYSLPFAAPVFNEFVVRCPVAPAEINKRLLEHGILGGLPLGRFYPDLADCWLLCVTERRSREEIDRLVGHLETVQ; this comes from the coding sequence GTGAAGTACATCCCGGCCACCCCCGCCGAGCGGGAACGCATGCTGCGCAGCGCCGGCGTGCGCCGCGTGGAGGACCTGTTCGCCGACATTCCTGCCGACGTGCGGCTCACCCGGCCGCTCGACCTGCCGCCGGCGATGCCGGATCCCGACCTGCTGGCCCACATGAGCGCCCTCGCCGGCCGGAACGTGGACTGCGACCGGCTTGCGTGCTTCCTCGGCGCCGGCGCCTACGACCACTTCGTGCCGAGCACGGTGGCGCATCTTGCGCTGAAGCCGGAGTTTCTCACCGCCTACACGCCCTACCAGGCCGAGCTGATGCAGGGCGAGCTGCAGGCGATCTACGAGTACCAGACGATGATGTGCGAATTGCTCGCGATGGACGTCGCGAACGCCTCGATGTACGACGGCGCGAGCGCGACCGGCGAGGCCGCGGCGATGGCCGCGGACGTGACCAAGCGCAGCGAGGTCCTGATCTCGAGCGCGCTCCACCCGGAGTACCGCCAGGTCCTGCGCACCTACACAACCCATCTGCCGATCACGGTGCGGGATCTCCCGGCGCGGGACGGCGTGACCTCGCCCGACGCCGTGCGCGAGGCGGTCACCGACGACACCGCGGCGGTGATCGTGCAGTCGCCGAACTTCTTCGGGTGCATCGAGGACGGGCAGGCGCTTGCCCAGGCCGCCCACGACCGCGGGGCCCTGCTCGTCGTGGCGATCGCGGAGCCGCTGAGCCTCGGCCTGATCAAGCCGCCGGGCGAGTACGGCGCGGACATCGTGACCGGCGAAGGCCAGCCGCTCGGCAACGCGCTCAACTACGGCGGCCCGTATCTCGGCATCATGGCGACCCGGCAGGAGTTCGTGCGCCGGATCCCGGGCCGGCTCGTCGGCCGCACCGTCGACACCGAGGGTCGGCCCGGGTACGTGCTGACGCTGCAGACGCGGGAGCAGCACATCCGCCGCGCCAAGGCCACGAGCAACATCTGCACGAACGAGGCGCTCAACGCGCTCGTCGCCTCGGTGTACCTCGCCACGCTCGGCCGGCAGGGCGTCCGCGACGTCGCCGAACTGAACGCGCGCAAGGCCCACTACCTGCGCGAGCGCATCGCGCAGGTGCCCGGCTACAGCCTGCCGTTTGCGGCACCGGTGTTCAACGAGTTCGTCGTGCGCTGCCCGGTGGCGCCGGCGGAGATCAACAAGCGCCTCCTCGAGCACGGCATCCTGGGCGGGCTGCCGCTCGGCCGCTTCTATCCGGATCTTGCCGACTGCTGGCTCCTCTGCGTCACGGAACGGCGGTCGCGGGAAGAGATCGACCGGCTGGTCGGGCATCTGGAGACGGTCCAATGA
- a CDS encoding SIR2 family protein — MDEQVGFKTQGHSAGRFREWYTSDNPLIDFVLSHESNKEWTWKYVPNEARAIFNDLKEFMLTRLATVDSDQARNMFLEFLHLLLDDESRAYCFSLNYDLVLEDALNGSQWVLERGFDHTGRWRGLDLNGSGRPKLILGKMHGSLDWTLDEHRQPIATATKGRVPPETLVVYPVATKQWYRQPFFSLISSFSDRLMESDVLIIVGCSLRDEAIVSVVSDACNRNKSLRLIVVSPRMSDLEVRQQLSLAAQTIVRLINTRWLGPETVAALSAQIETA, encoded by the coding sequence TTGGATGAGCAGGTCGGCTTCAAGACACAGGGCCACTCTGCAGGACGTTTTCGTGAGTGGTACACATCCGATAATCCGCTCATAGACTTCGTTCTCAGCCACGAGAGCAATAAGGAGTGGACTTGGAAATACGTACCCAATGAAGCCCGCGCGATTTTCAACGATCTGAAGGAATTCATGCTTACTCGCTTGGCCACTGTTGACTCTGACCAAGCGCGTAACATGTTCCTTGAGTTCCTTCACTTGCTCTTGGATGACGAATCAAGAGCTTACTGTTTCTCGCTGAATTACGATCTGGTCCTCGAAGATGCTCTAAACGGGTCACAGTGGGTCCTTGAGCGCGGCTTTGATCACACTGGCAGATGGAGAGGACTAGACTTAAATGGCAGTGGAAGACCGAAACTTATCCTCGGTAAGATGCATGGCTCCCTCGACTGGACACTTGATGAGCATCGACAACCTATCGCTACCGCGACGAAGGGGCGAGTGCCCCCGGAGACGTTAGTCGTCTACCCGGTAGCGACGAAGCAGTGGTACAGGCAGCCGTTTTTCTCGCTCATTAGTTCCTTTTCTGACCGGTTAATGGAATCGGATGTCCTTATCATTGTCGGATGTTCCTTAAGAGACGAGGCAATCGTCAGTGTGGTGAGCGATGCATGTAACCGAAATAAGAGTCTCCGCCTCATAGTGGTTTCGCCTAGGATGAGTGATCTTGAGGTACGCCAACAACTATCTCTTGCGGCGCAAACAATTGTCCGATTAATTAATACTCGATGGTTGGGGCCCGAGACTGTCGCGGCACTCTCCGCGCAAATCGAAACGGCTTGA
- the gcvT gene encoding glycine cleavage system aminomethyltransferase GcvT — MADETLKRTPLHAVHVAAGARMVPFGGWDMPVQYAGIIEEHRAVRTRAGLFDVSHMGEVNLSGPGAVAFVQRLVTNDLARTAVGQAMYTPMCTPEGGIIDDLLVYHLGGGRYMAVVNAANTDGDLAWMRSHLPGSGVTLADVSAETALLALQGPRAPAILARLTREPVDLIKYYWFREGVEVAGRRAIVSRTGYTGEDGFELYVAANDAVHLWQAILEAGRLDGIMPAGLGARDTLRLEAGLLLHGNDMDTTTTPMEVGLAWTVKLQKGEFTGADVLRRQKAEGTARRLCGFVLEDRAIARHGFPVAIDGKPAGVVTSGSFGPTVEKNIGLAFVPPSHAAPGSRIAVEIRGRAVPAAIVKTPFYTRPKSGAA; from the coding sequence ATGGCAGACGAAACGCTCAAACGCACGCCGCTGCACGCGGTGCACGTCGCCGCCGGCGCCCGCATGGTGCCGTTCGGCGGCTGGGACATGCCGGTCCAGTACGCCGGGATCATCGAGGAGCACCGGGCGGTCAGGACGCGCGCGGGGCTTTTCGACGTTTCGCATATGGGAGAGGTGAACCTCTCCGGCCCGGGTGCCGTCGCCTTCGTCCAGCGCCTCGTCACAAACGATCTCGCCCGCACCGCGGTGGGCCAGGCGATGTACACGCCGATGTGCACGCCGGAGGGCGGCATCATCGACGACCTGCTGGTCTATCACCTGGGCGGCGGGCGGTACATGGCGGTCGTCAACGCCGCGAACACGGACGGCGACCTGGCGTGGATGCGCTCGCACCTGCCCGGGAGCGGCGTGACGCTCGCTGACGTCTCCGCCGAGACGGCGCTGCTCGCGCTGCAGGGGCCGCGGGCCCCGGCGATCCTGGCGCGGCTCACCCGCGAGCCGGTCGATCTGATCAAGTACTATTGGTTCCGGGAAGGCGTCGAGGTCGCGGGACGGCGCGCGATCGTCTCGCGCACCGGCTACACCGGGGAGGACGGGTTCGAACTGTACGTCGCCGCTAACGACGCGGTGCACCTATGGCAAGCGATCCTCGAGGCCGGCAGGCTGGACGGGATCATGCCGGCCGGGCTGGGCGCACGGGACACGCTCCGGCTCGAGGCCGGGCTCCTGCTCCACGGCAACGACATGGACACGACTACGACGCCGATGGAAGTGGGGCTCGCCTGGACCGTCAAGCTGCAGAAAGGCGAGTTCACCGGCGCGGACGTGCTGCGGCGGCAGAAAGCCGAAGGCACCGCGCGCCGCCTGTGCGGCTTCGTCCTCGAGGACCGCGCCATCGCGCGCCACGGGTTTCCGGTCGCGATCGACGGCAAGCCCGCGGGGGTCGTGACCAGCGGGAGCTTTGGCCCCACCGTGGAGAAGAACATCGGCCTCGCGTTCGTGCCGCCGTCGCACGCGGCGCCGGGCAGCCGGATCGCCGTCGAGATTCGCGGCCGCGCGGTGCCGGCCGCCATCGTCAAGACACCGTTTTACACGCGCCCGAAGAGCGGCGCGGCATAA
- a CDS encoding DUF4446 family protein codes for MLSPDEVIQQQFAAVARRLEALERGAAQVTAALPSTVQSVSIVRFNPFPEMGGNMSFSMALLDARANGVVISVLNDRQGSRIYGKPVEGGISPQKLSDEEQKAIGLARGRKA; via the coding sequence GTGCTCTCGCCGGACGAGGTGATCCAGCAGCAGTTCGCCGCGGTGGCGCGCCGGCTGGAGGCGCTCGAGCGGGGCGCCGCCCAGGTGACCGCGGCGCTGCCGTCCACGGTTCAGAGCGTCAGCATCGTGCGGTTCAACCCGTTCCCGGAGATGGGCGGCAACATGAGCTTCAGCATGGCGCTCCTCGACGCGCGGGCGAACGGCGTCGTGATCAGCGTGCTGAACGACCGCCAGGGATCGCGCATCTACGGCAAGCCGGTGGAGGGCGGGATCTCGCCCCAGAAGCTCTCGGACGAGGAGCAGAAGGCGATCGGCCTTGCGCGCGGACGCAAGGCTTGA
- a CDS encoding type ISP restriction/modification enzyme, whose product MADAAAIAKFGKAVKSYARDISALFAAGSTTEATYYPAVKSLLGAALEVENLPFDVRINTSEQKIDGGVNLPDVALYDGSGEFLVVSGEVKLPDTDLQHLAVSTENQNQIGRYLAATRAVVICNLRSFGLVTVAPEWKGSGPVPPDGRRLEQVVEFWSSVTALSQGKPIEPASLDSLIDLVETAVTRYAPIAEPQSLARIMARQARRAKADLPDKFTSAVRDLLDDFGKALGVTFVGPEGEEFFRSSLIQTAFYGLFAGWALWSQGKRTTPFKWEDLADYLKIPFLGSLFHEFRHPSRIKELRLAKHLDIATETLARVDHELFFKRFRLPTLKHEEQPAATAITYFYEPFLEAFDPDLRKELGVWYTPTSIIRYQVGKIDRILREKLGCTRGFADDRVVVLDPACGTGAYLVEVLRYTAEQLERDGAGATIPARLLDAVCRRFIGFEILTAPFVVAQLQLYLLLARLGSAPDETHRPAVFLTNALTGWHGPDQLKLNFPELQDEHDAASHVKRDAKIIVVLGNPPYNRFAGVPLEEEADLVDYYKGITRNNAGKQIGQTLLYSRWGVRKHLLDDLYIRFFRLADIRIGENAEFGIVSFISNSSYLVGRSHPIMRESLLSHFNAIWIDNLHGNRRASERTPWGDSCETIFSTDEVGPGIKVGTCVSTVLKCSNEHTERARVFIRDFWGRAAKKREALLASLDMELWPAAQQGAAAKKPEGPRPYVEFAPSESTGWKFAPRSQAGFEDWPSLEDLFPRWFQGVNPNRGLDGSVIDADPSALAERMLDYFSDLSFDELQKRYPALCEERADYDPKQTRERLRKTVGFQKQRIVPYVLFPFDARWIYYETEAKLLNRPRPELGDSLGGNEFLVAAPQPRRVSESRPLILRSLFDLHLHDWGSVGFPAEIRSNEEVGELFKPDAQTLGPVANMAESVWTALRARWKLKGDLKGWNAKTLCRALFRYCCAIAHSPQYETDNKDSLSQGWPRIPISKNQAEFDHVVSLGDHLAILLDPLSEAATAITALIGKEAKTFGVVRRIGGGVVKQAELLVEYSYYGAATGRWDERPPTDSEPLRAEWGTTTGDLYLNESVYLANVPREVWRYELGGYPVLKKWLGYRQANRRNNSALSLRELDEFRGIVLRIAALLCLRPALDAAYERVAADAWLLEDFQLAGDEPEQLPAKA is encoded by the coding sequence ATGGCCGACGCGGCAGCCATTGCGAAATTCGGGAAAGCAGTCAAATCCTATGCACGAGACATCAGCGCCCTTTTTGCGGCTGGTTCGACGACTGAGGCCACGTACTATCCCGCCGTTAAATCTCTGCTCGGCGCGGCTCTTGAGGTTGAAAACCTGCCGTTCGACGTTCGGATTAACACCAGTGAGCAGAAAATCGACGGGGGTGTCAATCTCCCCGATGTTGCGCTCTATGATGGCAGCGGAGAATTTCTTGTCGTTAGCGGTGAGGTGAAACTGCCGGACACCGACCTTCAGCATCTAGCGGTATCAACCGAGAACCAGAATCAGATTGGCCGATACTTGGCGGCCACACGCGCCGTTGTAATCTGTAATCTGCGTTCGTTTGGTCTTGTGACTGTCGCCCCGGAATGGAAGGGCAGCGGTCCCGTTCCACCGGACGGTCGACGTCTGGAACAAGTGGTTGAATTCTGGTCGTCAGTGACGGCATTAAGTCAAGGGAAGCCCATTGAGCCAGCATCGCTCGATTCGCTTATTGACCTGGTTGAAACAGCTGTTACGCGCTACGCGCCCATCGCGGAGCCGCAGTCGCTCGCCCGCATCATGGCGCGTCAAGCGAGACGAGCGAAGGCAGACCTGCCGGACAAATTCACGTCCGCTGTCCGAGATCTACTTGACGACTTCGGCAAGGCCCTCGGTGTGACGTTTGTCGGCCCCGAAGGCGAGGAGTTTTTCAGATCCTCCTTGATCCAGACGGCATTTTACGGACTCTTTGCCGGCTGGGCCCTTTGGTCGCAGGGCAAGCGGACCACGCCTTTCAAATGGGAGGACCTGGCCGACTACCTAAAGATTCCGTTCCTAGGCAGTCTCTTTCACGAATTCCGGCATCCTTCGCGCATCAAGGAACTTCGTCTTGCGAAGCACCTCGACATCGCGACAGAGACATTGGCGCGCGTGGACCATGAGCTTTTCTTCAAACGTTTCCGTCTCCCGACGCTGAAGCACGAGGAACAGCCTGCCGCCACAGCAATCACATACTTTTACGAGCCGTTCCTTGAGGCATTCGACCCCGACCTGCGCAAAGAACTCGGCGTGTGGTATACGCCCACATCAATAATTCGGTACCAAGTCGGCAAAATTGATCGCATCCTTCGCGAGAAATTGGGTTGCACCCGCGGGTTCGCAGACGACAGGGTGGTTGTTCTTGATCCCGCGTGCGGGACGGGAGCCTATCTTGTCGAGGTATTGCGCTATACAGCCGAACAATTAGAAAGAGACGGCGCGGGCGCGACCATTCCGGCACGGCTCTTGGATGCCGTCTGCCGGCGTTTCATCGGCTTCGAGATTCTGACAGCGCCGTTCGTCGTCGCCCAGTTGCAACTGTATCTTCTGCTCGCACGGCTGGGTTCCGCGCCTGACGAAACACATCGCCCTGCGGTGTTCCTAACGAATGCCCTAACCGGCTGGCATGGCCCCGATCAATTGAAGCTGAATTTTCCGGAGCTCCAGGACGAGCATGATGCCGCCAGTCACGTGAAGCGCGACGCAAAGATCATCGTGGTTCTTGGGAACCCACCATATAATCGCTTTGCCGGTGTTCCGTTAGAAGAGGAGGCCGACTTGGTCGATTACTACAAAGGGATTACGAGAAACAATGCAGGCAAACAGATCGGCCAGACTCTCCTCTATTCGCGCTGGGGTGTGCGCAAACATTTGCTGGACGATCTCTACATTCGCTTCTTTCGCCTCGCCGACATTCGAATTGGCGAGAACGCGGAATTTGGGATTGTGAGTTTCATCTCAAACAGCTCCTATCTGGTTGGACGGTCGCATCCAATCATGCGCGAGTCCCTCCTGAGTCACTTTAATGCGATCTGGATTGACAACCTTCACGGCAACCGTCGAGCCAGTGAGCGCACTCCATGGGGCGATTCGTGCGAGACGATTTTCAGCACGGACGAAGTCGGTCCAGGGATCAAGGTCGGGACATGCGTCTCGACAGTGTTGAAGTGCAGCAACGAGCATACCGAACGCGCAAGAGTCTTCATCCGCGATTTTTGGGGGCGTGCCGCAAAAAAGCGAGAAGCGCTGCTGGCCTCTCTCGACATGGAACTCTGGCCTGCCGCTCAACAAGGGGCAGCGGCCAAGAAACCAGAGGGACCGCGCCCTTATGTGGAATTCGCCCCGTCGGAGTCGACAGGCTGGAAGTTTGCTCCTCGGTCACAAGCGGGCTTCGAAGACTGGCCCTCGCTCGAAGACCTCTTCCCAAGGTGGTTTCAAGGCGTCAATCCGAATCGCGGACTCGATGGTAGTGTCATCGACGCGGACCCCAGCGCGCTTGCCGAGCGGATGCTCGACTACTTTTCTGATCTGAGCTTCGACGAACTCCAAAAACGCTACCCCGCCCTCTGCGAGGAACGGGCCGACTACGATCCCAAGCAAACTCGGGAGCGCCTCCGAAAGACTGTAGGCTTCCAGAAGCAGAGGATCGTTCCGTACGTCCTTTTTCCATTCGACGCGCGATGGATCTATTATGAAACGGAAGCGAAATTGTTGAACCGGCCCCGCCCGGAACTTGGTGACAGTCTCGGCGGTAATGAATTTCTCGTCGCCGCGCCACAGCCGCGGCGTGTTTCGGAAAGCCGCCCGCTGATCCTCCGAAGCCTCTTCGATCTGCACCTGCACGATTGGGGCTCCGTGGGCTTCCCTGCTGAGATACGCTCGAATGAGGAAGTCGGCGAGCTGTTCAAGCCGGATGCACAAACTCTCGGACCGGTTGCGAATATGGCTGAGAGCGTGTGGACTGCTCTTCGTGCAAGATGGAAGCTGAAGGGTGATCTGAAAGGCTGGAACGCGAAAACACTGTGCCGGGCTCTCTTTCGCTATTGCTGTGCTATCGCCCACTCACCTCAGTACGAAACTGATAACAAGGACTCTCTGTCGCAGGGCTGGCCGCGCATCCCTATTTCCAAGAACCAGGCTGAATTCGACCACGTGGTGAGCCTCGGAGACCACCTTGCGATCTTGCTCGATCCGTTGTCTGAGGCCGCGACCGCTATCACGGCCCTTATCGGTAAAGAAGCGAAGACGTTCGGTGTTGTTCGTCGGATCGGCGGCGGCGTTGTTAAGCAAGCGGAATTGTTGGTCGAGTATAGCTACTATGGTGCAGCCACGGGACGCTGGGATGAGCGACCGCCGACTGACTCGGAACCCCTTCGCGCCGAATGGGGCACCACGACTGGCGATCTGTACCTTAATGAGAGCGTCTATCTCGCGAATGTTCCCCGTGAGGTCTGGCGATATGAATTGGGCGGTTATCCCGTACTTAAGAAATGGTTAGGTTATCGGCAGGCCAACCGACGCAACAATTCGGCACTGTCGTTGCGGGAGTTGGACGAGTTTCGTGGCATCGTTCTGCGCATTGCCGCTCTCCTATGCCTACGGCCAGCGCTCGATGCGGCCTACGAACGCGTTGCGGCAGACGCGTGGTTACTTGAGGACTTTCAGTTGGCTGGCGACGAACCTGAGCAGCTTCCGGCTAAAGCGTAG
- a CDS encoding phosphoribosyltransferase family protein, whose protein sequence is MRFRDRRDAGEHLARELGALALGPAAVLAIPRGGVLVAEALVRAHDWPLDVAIPRKLRAPQNPELAFGAVTGDGTVYVDAALARALRITDAYLRDEIDTQIGEIERRRIAYGGARPDPDVRGRTAIVVDDGVATGATVIVTVRMLRHALAREVIVAIPVGAPDAIRRIEREADRVVCALRPPSFAAVGEFYEDFRQTTDEEVVDALQRAWARTQVS, encoded by the coding sequence ATGCGGTTTCGCGACCGGCGGGACGCCGGGGAACACCTCGCGCGGGAACTGGGGGCGCTCGCCCTCGGTCCCGCAGCGGTGCTCGCGATTCCGCGGGGCGGCGTGCTGGTCGCCGAGGCGCTCGTGCGCGCGCACGACTGGCCGCTCGACGTGGCGATCCCCCGCAAGCTGCGCGCGCCGCAGAACCCCGAATTGGCGTTCGGCGCGGTGACCGGGGACGGCACCGTGTACGTGGACGCCGCGCTCGCCCGCGCGCTGAGGATCACCGACGCGTACCTGCGCGATGAAATCGACACACAGATCGGCGAGATCGAGCGGCGCCGCATCGCCTACGGCGGGGCGCGGCCCGACCCGGACGTCCGCGGCCGGACCGCGATCGTGGTCGACGACGGGGTGGCGACCGGCGCCACCGTGATCGTGACCGTGCGGATGCTGCGCCACGCGCTCGCCCGCGAGGTGATCGTCGCGATCCCGGTCGGGGCGCCGGACGCGATCCGGCGGATCGAGCGCGAGGCGGATCGGGTGGTATGCGCGCTGCGGCCGCCGTCGTTTGCCGCGGTGGGCGAGTTTTACGAGGACTTCCGCCAGACGACCGACGAGGAAGTGGTGGACGCACTCCAGCGGGCCTGGGCCCGGACGCAGGTGTCGTGA
- a CDS encoding HEPN-associated N-terminal domain-containing protein, protein MYVCPNCFGDEELRNFIEGAAAALECDFCGARSDVPIAASLDVVADHIAEYLHLEYTDPADSGLPFDSGEGGYQGTTYSTEELLRDEISLELPRDRDGRLLDALVQEIDRTPASVGFWAEEDPFGLPEQEQLRLSWESFAEFVMHQRRFFFRHTDLPEPEWWETELLTPDKLLQQIGERAIDVGLIAKLSAGTLVYRARHQPDGAVYDTEEALGPPPAERARQNRMSPAGIPMFHAAEDIETAVAEVYREPGDYAVGGFVTTRAAWILDLHDVPAVPSYFSETHGWERKALMFLRAFATDISKPITQDGREHIEYAPTQVLTEYFRTQVRYADARLEGVSFTSSRTGRRNYTLFLLKDDEMRPEPTGTDRREALLRFEDLSVVRRLDR, encoded by the coding sequence ATGTATGTCTGTCCGAACTGTTTCGGGGATGAAGAGCTACGCAACTTCATCGAGGGCGCGGCCGCTGCGCTCGAATGCGATTTCTGCGGCGCGCGTAGCGATGTCCCTATCGCCGCGTCGCTGGATGTGGTTGCTGACCATATCGCCGAATATCTACATTTGGAGTACACGGATCCAGCAGATTCCGGGCTGCCCTTTGACTCTGGGGAGGGCGGGTACCAGGGGACCACTTACTCTACGGAGGAGCTGCTGCGTGACGAAATCTCGTTGGAGTTACCTCGCGATCGCGATGGACGCCTCCTCGACGCCCTTGTGCAAGAGATAGATCGCACGCCGGCAAGTGTGGGGTTCTGGGCCGAAGAGGATCCGTTCGGTCTCCCGGAACAGGAGCAACTCCGTCTGAGTTGGGAATCGTTTGCCGAATTTGTGATGCACCAACGGAGATTTTTCTTCCGCCACACGGACCTTCCCGAGCCGGAGTGGTGGGAGACCGAACTGCTGACCCCCGACAAACTGCTCCAGCAGATCGGTGAACGCGCCATCGATGTGGGGCTGATCGCGAAGCTGTCTGCCGGAACCCTGGTTTACCGTGCACGACATCAGCCGGATGGCGCCGTGTATGACACCGAGGAGGCGTTGGGGCCGCCGCCTGCCGAGAGGGCTAGGCAGAATCGGATGAGTCCGGCAGGTATCCCAATGTTCCACGCGGCCGAGGACATCGAGACAGCGGTGGCGGAAGTGTACCGCGAGCCGGGCGATTACGCAGTAGGCGGGTTTGTGACGACGCGTGCAGCTTGGATCCTCGATCTGCATGATGTCCCGGCTGTGCCGAGCTACTTTAGCGAGACTCATGGCTGGGAACGGAAAGCGTTGATGTTCTTGCGTGCGTTCGCCACAGATATCTCCAAACCGATCACCCAAGATGGCCGGGAGCACATCGAATACGCACCGACCCAAGTACTGACCGAGTACTTTAGGACACAGGTCAGGTACGCAGACGCCAGATTAGAAGGCGTCAGCTTTACGAGTTCACGGACCGGCAGGCGGAACTACACGCTCTTTCTATTGAAGGATGATGAGATGAGACCAGAACCGACGGGAACCGATCGGCGAGAAGCATTACTTCGATTCGAGGATCTAAGTGTCGTGCGTCGTCTCGACCGTTAG